In a single window of the Dryobates pubescens isolate bDryPub1 chromosome Z, bDryPub1.pri, whole genome shotgun sequence genome:
- the LOC128899503 gene encoding LOW QUALITY PROTEIN: vesicular, overexpressed in cancer, prosurvival protein 1-like (The sequence of the model RefSeq protein was modified relative to this genomic sequence to represent the inferred CDS: inserted 2 bases in 1 codon), with protein MNRSQPGIALLLSLLWECTEAKKHCWYFEGFHPTCYICRSCEDCCGSRCCVXALSIQRLWYFWFLLMMGVLFCCGAGFFIRRRMYPPPLVEEPTFNVSYTRQRVNAASGSQQPGVPYYTDPGGPVRNPMAMAFHVQTNRKKS; from the exons atgaACCGTTCCCAGCCCGGGATCGCGCTGCTGCTGTCGCTGCTGTGGGAGTGCACGGAGGCCAAAAAGCATTGCTGGTACTTTGAAGGATTCCATCCTACATGTTATATATGTCGCTCCTGTGAGGATTGCTGTGGCTCAAGATGCTGTGT AGCTCTCTCTATCCAGCGGCTCTGGTATTTCTGGTTCCTTTTGATGATGGGAGTTCTGTTCTGCTGCGGAGCCGGTTTCTTCATCCGACGGCGGATGTACCCTCCTCCACTAGTAGAAGAACCTACTTTTAACGTGTCTTACACCAGACAACGAGTCAACGCTGCATCAGGGTCACAACAGCCTGGAGTGCCGTATTACACAGATCCAGGGGGCCCTGTGAGGAATCCCATGGCGATGGCTTTCCACGTCCAGACCAATAGAAAGAAAAGTTAG
- the LOC128899504 gene encoding inositol 1,4,5-trisphosphate receptor-interacting protein-like 1, with protein sequence MAATKLLALLLQGLILFSVKVHEKPDEAAWKRMEEREKEMKQEMTHLMEEMERRSRPQWSLVPMIQQQRPQGQIITAWEAVLFAAIAGVLLLLFCLCWWLRKRCPEADSARTKEDVLAISMDEENEEGRALEGLEEEKLSDMIFDRSIKWPVQKIISRRLVVKGLVDKLLHNLRMHLSNSFWPELQNAIGVGSGFEGWSPDEADRVIYHLLLPLKPPIGHRFHLEPLGSRQQIPGRDCRIRVELECTCGGLKALCFLHRPENQMPKVLDILCTNSYLDVAKLARWFKGLVKKAWVTLLESRHYEMKVLPDSQTSCLMQLKSHSGDTFMLDILFGVQQGASDIFFSSPPRADSNTPSTIWAESYLVAERKFFIQIAEEVPYGSYHLKCLHLCTTIMKGTVFTPDMIKTVFMHVLNTTPVSGWRGGDCLMRMADVMRYLHYALEEKQLDSFFFGNANVPEEIILPPDFRRSKPPNLFAHLVQDQAAYTEALRQFEEIEEELLERVIPGILKEEACMELCLRSCMSAPGD encoded by the coding sequence ATGGCTGCTACAAAGCTCCTAGCTTTGCTTCTGCAAGGCCTAATCCTGTTCTCAGTGAAGGTTCATGAGAAGCCGGATGAGGCCGCATGGAAGCGCATGGAGGAGCGGGAGAAGGAGATGAAGCAGGAGATGACTCAtctgatggaggagatggagaggagaagccgaCCTCAGTGGAGCCTGGTGCCCATgatccagcagcagaggcctcAGGGGCAGATCATCACAGCCTGGGAAGCTGTGCTCTTTGCTGCCATTGCTGGAGTGCTACTTCTCCTGTTTTGCCTCTGCTGGTGGCTCAGGAAAAGATGCCCTGAGGCAGACTCAGCCCGAACCAAGGAGGACGTCTTGGCCATCAGCATGGATGAAGAAAATGAGGAAGGAAGAGCTCTAGAAGGTCTGGAAGAGGAGAAGTTATCAGACATGATTTTTGACAGGTCCATCAAGTGGCCTGTGCAGAAAATCATCTCCAGGAGACTGGTGGTGAAGGGGCTGGTGGATAAGCTGCTGCACAACTTGCGAATGCACCTGTCAAATAGTTTctggccagagctgcagaatgCCATTGGTgtgggcagtggctttgagggATGGAGTCCCGATGAAGCTGATCGTGTTATCTACCACCTACTTCTGCCCCTGAAGCCACCCATTGGACACAGGTTCCACCTGGAGCCActagggagcaggcagcagattcCAGGCAGGGACTGCCGCATCCGTGTGGAGCTGGAATGCACCTGTGGAGGACTGAAGGCGCTGTGCTTCCTCCACCGTCCTGAGAACCAGATGCCTAAGGTCCTGGACATCCTCTGCACCAACTCATACCTTGATGTGGCTAAACTCGCCCGCTGGTTCAAGGGTTTGGTGAAGAAAGCCTGGGTGACATTGCTTGAGTCACGTCACTACGAGATGAAGGTGCTGCCCGACAGCCAGACCTCCTGCCTGATGCAGCTGAAAAGTCACTCCGGAGACACCTTCATGCTTGACATCTTGTTTGGGGTACAGCAAGGTGCCTCAGATATCTTCTTCAGCAGCCCCCCTAGAGCAGACAGCAACACCCCAAGCACAATTTGGGCAGAGAGCTACCTTGTGGCagagaggaagttcttcatccaAATAGCCGAAGAGGTTCCATATGGCAGCTACCACCTCAAGTGCCTACACCTCTGCACCACCATAATGAAGGGCACAGTCTTTACCCCTGATATGATCAAGACAGTTTTCATGCACGTCCTCAACACCACCCCCGTGTCAGGCTGGCGCGGAGGGGACTGCCTCATGCGCATGGCAGATGTCATGAGGTACCTGCACTACGctctggaagagaagcagctcgACAGCTTCTTCTTTGGCAATGCAAACGTGCCCGAGGAGATCATCTTGCCTCCAGACTTCAGAAGATCTAAGCCACCCAACCTCTTTGCGCATCTGGTGCAAGATCAGGCTGCCTACACAGAGGCATTGAGACAGTTTGAGGAGATTGAGGAGGAGCTTTTGGAGAGAGTGATCCCAGGGATCCTAAAGGAAGAGGCGTGCATGGAGCTGTGCCTCAGGAGCTGTATGTCAGCACCTGGAGACTga